Proteins encoded in a region of the Poseidonibacter antarcticus genome:
- a CDS encoding MarC family protein, whose product MDIFIATFLKMFFIMTPFFVLSVFLTVTTDATAKERKALAIKVTISVIIICLVLLFFGKNIFDIFGITLDAFRIGAGALLFLSAVELIQGNKATAKVGDKDISDLAVVPLAIPVAIGPGTIGILLVMGATFENKSSMLMGSLALISAVLVIGFMLYSSSIIERIIGKQGLLVISKITGLFLAALSAQIIFTGIKNFLGL is encoded by the coding sequence ATGGATATTTTCATTGCAACATTTTTAAAAATGTTTTTTATTATGACACCTTTTTTTGTGTTATCGGTTTTTTTAACTGTTACAACAGATGCAACAGCAAAAGAGCGTAAAGCGTTAGCTATTAAAGTTACAATTTCTGTAATTATTATATGTTTAGTGTTACTCTTTTTTGGAAAGAATATTTTTGATATTTTTGGTATAACATTGGATGCATTTAGAATTGGTGCAGGTGCATTATTGTTTTTATCTGCTGTTGAGTTAATTCAAGGTAATAAAGCAACTGCAAAAGTTGGAGATAAAGATATTTCAGATTTAGCAGTAGTACCTTTAGCAATTCCTGTTGCAATTGGTCCAGGAACTATTGGTATTTTACTTGTTATGGGTGCAACTTTTGAAAATAAATCTTCAATGTTAATGGGAAGTTTAGCTTTAATTTCTGCAGTTTTAGTTATAGGATTTATGCTTTATAGTTCAAGTATTATTGAAAGAATTATTGGTAAACAAGGTCTTTTAGTGATTTCAAAAATTACAGGATTATTTTTAGCTGCACTTTCTGCACAAATTATTTTTACTGGTATTAAAAACTTTTTAGGTTTATGA
- the cobT gene encoding nicotinate mononucleotide-dependent phosphoribosyltransferase CobT, translated as MNFNTILGSVDFLEFLRGKKATFLLSASVTKTAEIPNISQAGIPGKLYLTPTLDAEFLCTKEVRSLEDIAQTPKGVPTPALITRAVHELNPFSNIEILNLGLELIPQIEHFKIHNFDMKPSGRIDDGAKIQAMEIFQKGLSFAQSFETKDDYVILAESIPAGTTTANATALALDYECEGYFSSSYKNNPSDIKNQTIINALKRVEKNSDIFEKLSLVSDNMIIFNAGFILGSRANNLKVLLAGGTQMAAVLLVVNSILKSMDGEIDSSNIALCTTKWINEDENSNIKALLEQLDFPINAYASDFDFSNSSHPALKLYDEGEAKEGVGCGGALCYASINSIDEMKLIEKIESFLG; from the coding sequence ATGAACTTTAATACTATTTTAGGAAGTGTAGACTTTCTTGAATTTTTACGAGGTAAAAAAGCCACTTTTCTTTTAAGTGCAAGCGTAACAAAAACAGCTGAGATACCAAATATCTCACAAGCTGGAATCCCAGGTAAATTATATTTAACTCCAACTCTTGATGCAGAGTTTTTATGTACTAAAGAAGTTCGTTCTTTAGAAGATATTGCCCAAACTCCAAAAGGAGTTCCTACTCCTGCGCTTATTACAAGAGCAGTTCATGAATTAAATCCTTTTTCAAATATTGAAATATTAAATCTAGGATTAGAACTTATTCCACAAATCGAACATTTTAAAATACATAATTTTGATATGAAACCAAGTGGAAGAATAGATGATGGTGCAAAAATACAAGCAATGGAAATTTTCCAAAAAGGTCTAAGTTTTGCACAATCTTTTGAAACAAAAGATGATTATGTGATTCTTGCAGAATCAATTCCAGCAGGAACAACAACAGCAAATGCAACAGCACTTGCCTTAGATTATGAATGTGAAGGATATTTCTCAAGTTCATATAAAAATAATCCAAGTGATATTAAAAACCAAACAATAATAAATGCACTAAAAAGAGTAGAAAAAAATAGTGATATTTTTGAAAAACTATCTTTAGTTAGTGATAATATGATTATTTTTAATGCAGGATTTATTTTAGGAAGTAGAGCAAATAATCTAAAAGTATTATTAGCAGGTGGAACTCAAATGGCAGCTGTTTTACTTGTAGTAAATTCTATTTTAAAAAGTATGGATGGAGAAATAGACTCTTCAAATATCGCACTTTGTACAACAAAATGGATAAATGAAGATGAAAATTCAAATATCAAAGCACTATTAGAACAATTAGATTTTCCAATAAATGCGTATGCAAGTGATTTTGATTTTTCAAACTCTTCTCATCCTGCTTTAAAACTTTATGATGAAGGTGAAGCAAAAGAGGGTGTTGGTTGTGGTGGAGCATTATGTTATGCAAGTATAAATTCAATTGATGAAATGAAATTAATTGAAAAAATCGAAAGCTTTTTAGGATAA
- the dsbD gene encoding protein-disulfide reductase DsbD produces the protein MKKILLLLFMSIYAFAFTIEQDFLNPEDAFKKEFVKENDKVVFTLNLGKDIYLYDDKLKVLITKPSKIDITEDVNIPEPIEYDGFIVHFDNQKIEIPFSLLQEKSKSSSYELEVKYQGCSKKGLCYAPMSTKYQLDLPQGTLVKATDTKAELTSKVPGETKNIELNETDTIANSLKTGNMLLVLATFFGFGLLLSLTPCVFPMIPILSSIIVGASQNEKMTATKGFFLSLVYVLSMALAYTIAGVIAGLFGANLQVALQNPYVLSIFAAIFVALAFSMFGYFKIELPQSLQNKINKTTDGKEKQGIAGIAIMGFLSALIVGPCVAPPLAGALVYIGQTGDAILGGLALFVLSMGMGMPLLLIGLGAGKFMPKPGGWMDSVSKVFGIIMLAIAVWMLDRVLDASIVMFLWSLLFLGAAIYLNIYKHILAQLVTLVIFLYGVSLFFGTISGATNPLKPFDKFTSGTSSSVVQKEAFKVSYIKNIKELDLAIANSSKPVMLDFFADWCVACKELEEITFKDEEVIKKLQGFTILKADVTANNDDDKALQKKYGIVGPPGLIFWDTNNKEVKASKIVGYKNPKDFLEIVNKHFK, from the coding sequence ATGAAAAAAATATTATTACTATTATTTATGAGCATTTATGCTTTTGCATTTACAATTGAACAGGATTTTTTAAATCCAGAAGATGCTTTTAAAAAAGAGTTTGTAAAAGAAAATGACAAAGTAGTTTTTACGCTAAATCTTGGAAAAGATATATACTTATATGATGATAAATTAAAAGTTTTAATTACAAAACCATCAAAAATTGATATTACCGAAGATGTTAATATTCCTGAACCAATAGAATATGATGGTTTTATTGTACATTTTGATAATCAAAAAATTGAAATACCTTTTTCTTTATTACAAGAAAAATCAAAATCATCTTCTTATGAGTTAGAAGTAAAGTATCAAGGATGTTCTAAAAAAGGTCTTTGCTATGCTCCAATGAGTACAAAGTATCAATTAGATTTACCACAAGGAACTTTAGTTAAAGCTACAGATACAAAAGCTGAACTTACTTCAAAAGTACCAGGAGAAACAAAAAATATAGAATTAAATGAAACAGATACAATTGCAAATAGTTTAAAAACTGGAAATATGCTTTTAGTTTTAGCAACATTTTTTGGTTTTGGATTATTACTTTCATTAACTCCTTGTGTTTTCCCAATGATTCCAATTTTATCTTCTATTATTGTAGGTGCTTCACAAAATGAAAAAATGACAGCAACAAAAGGCTTCTTTTTATCTTTAGTTTATGTTTTATCAATGGCACTTGCTTATACAATTGCAGGAGTAATTGCAGGATTATTTGGTGCAAACTTACAAGTAGCACTTCAAAATCCTTATGTTCTTTCTATTTTTGCAGCTATTTTTGTAGCACTTGCTTTCTCTATGTTTGGATATTTCAAAATAGAATTACCACAAAGTTTACAAAATAAAATAAACAAAACAACAGATGGAAAAGAAAAACAAGGAATTGCAGGAATTGCAATTATGGGATTCTTATCTGCACTTATTGTTGGACCTTGTGTAGCTCCTCCACTTGCAGGTGCTTTAGTTTATATTGGGCAAACAGGAGATGCTATTTTAGGTGGATTAGCACTTTTTGTTTTAAGTATGGGAATGGGAATGCCATTATTATTAATCGGATTAGGTGCTGGTAAATTTATGCCAAAACCTGGTGGTTGGATGGATAGTGTTTCAAAAGTATTTGGAATAATAATGTTAGCAATTGCTGTATGGATGTTAGATAGAGTATTGGATGCAAGTATTGTAATGTTTCTTTGGTCTTTATTATTCTTAGGAGCTGCTATTTATTTAAATATTTATAAACATATTTTAGCACAACTTGTAACTTTGGTAATTTTCCTTTATGGAGTTTCTTTATTCTTTGGAACAATTTCAGGAGCTACAAATCCTTTAAAACCTTTTGATAAGTTTACAAGTGGGACATCATCAAGTGTTGTTCAAAAAGAAGCATTTAAAGTAAGTTATATCAAAAATATTAAAGAGCTAGATTTAGCAATTGCAAATTCTTCTAAACCTGTTATGTTAGATTTTTTTGCTGATTGGTGTGTAGCTTGTAAAGAGCTTGAAGAGATTACATTTAAAGATGAAGAAGTTATCAAAAAACTTCAAGGTTTTACAATATTAAAAGCAGATGTAACAGCAAATAATGATGATGATAAAGCTTTACAAAAAAAATATGGAATTGTAGGACCTCCTGGATTAATTTTCTGGGATACTAACAATAAGGAAGTAAAAGCTTCTAAAATTGTAGGATATAAAAATCCAAAAGATTTCTTAGAGATTGTAAATAAACATTTTAAATAA
- a CDS encoding rhodanese-like domain-containing protein, with amino-acid sequence MNKLVDLQPRIVEKMINDNIVMIDIRREDEWKRTGIIKNSHLLTFFDERGEYDIEKWMSEFEKLVPNKDQTFVLICARANRTRSLGDFLISQGYKNTSHLFGGIVLWQQELRETIEYKI; translated from the coding sequence ATGAATAAATTAGTAGATTTACAACCACGAATTGTAGAAAAAATGATTAATGATAATATTGTAATGATTGATATAAGAAGAGAAGATGAATGGAAAAGAACAGGTATTATAAAAAATTCACATTTACTAACTTTTTTCGATGAAAGAGGTGAATATGATATTGAAAAATGGATGAGTGAATTTGAAAAACTTGTTCCTAACAAAGATCAAACTTTTGTATTAATATGTGCAAGAGCAAATAGAACTAGAAGTCTTGGAGATTTTTTAATATCTCAAGGTTATAAAAATACCTCACATTTATTTGGAGGAATAGTTTTATGGCAACAAGAGTTAAGAGAAACTATCGAATATAAAATTTAG
- a CDS encoding EAL domain-containing protein has protein sequence MNNKIFLKIGWLLIISLLGYLFFVVFFLSPKVNNYFSNAEIKKERLQFNKIVTIINNKSRNYVNKNSLTKDLELLLSSITLAKTGQIYIFDSSGKIIIDTTSEFNSKDISKLILPNNKNKSFFEEIKKSYNSKNTFEYLWNKPYDAYNYVYPKISWVEYNKDLDWYIVSSIYKEDFSIYVEGINSLILNISILLFVLLVIIGLFITIKVVAPINRMFSEVQKAQIKHSNVDMIKKSKDEIGFLANQFNTLLDQVETNRKTLDDHVQKKTKEISDKLYYDELTNLKNRYALQEDIKDCEFVSIALVDIDSFDDINELYGFSTGNLVLIETANILNEFGNKYNVSINRIHGNVFSVTDKRMMGFSKYDQFISELSTLFKSRPILIEELDIEIFIDVTLGISIAQEEPLKTAGIALKRAKKTNHRYFVYNNELDRREIIERSIFWREKIKRALKDSNVIAFYQPIFNTKKEIVKYETLMRIKDIDKDGKVSYILPNLFLDVAIKTKQYLQLSNQVISKALSDLNKTKKQISFNLSFKDILDIDFVESLDKNLDNISNINKERIVFEILESDHITDYTILEDFINKYRRQGIKIAIDDFGTGYSNFAHILKIRPDYIKIDGSLIKDINTDKNSYEMVKSIIEFSKALNIKVIAEYIHSQEVFDLVNELGVDEFQGFHLGKPNPKIE, from the coding sequence ATGAATAATAAAATATTTTTAAAAATTGGCTGGTTGCTTATCATATCACTACTTGGCTATCTTTTCTTTGTAGTATTCTTTCTTTCGCCAAAAGTAAATAATTATTTTAGTAATGCAGAAATTAAAAAAGAGAGATTACAATTTAATAAAATTGTTACAATTATAAATAATAAATCTAGAAATTATGTGAATAAAAATTCTTTAACTAAAGATCTAGAATTATTATTAAGTAGCATTACTTTAGCAAAAACTGGACAGATTTATATCTTTGATAGTTCTGGTAAAATAATCATTGATACTACTAGTGAATTTAATTCTAAAGATATTTCTAAATTAATTCTTCCAAATAATAAAAATAAGTCATTTTTTGAAGAAATTAAGAAATCATATAATAGTAAAAATACATTCGAGTATTTATGGAATAAACCATATGATGCATATAATTATGTATACCCAAAGATTTCTTGGGTTGAATATAATAAAGATTTGGACTGGTATATAGTTTCTTCTATTTATAAAGAAGATTTTTCAATTTATGTTGAAGGGATTAATTCATTAATCTTAAATATTTCAATTTTATTATTTGTATTATTAGTTATTATTGGTCTTTTTATAACTATAAAAGTTGTTGCTCCTATTAATAGAATGTTCTCAGAAGTTCAAAAAGCACAAATTAAACATTCTAATGTTGATATGATAAAAAAATCTAAGGATGAAATTGGTTTTCTTGCTAATCAATTTAATACTCTGCTTGATCAAGTTGAAACAAATAGAAAGACACTAGATGATCATGTTCAAAAGAAAACAAAAGAGATTAGTGATAAACTTTATTACGATGAATTAACAAATTTAAAAAATAGATATGCTCTTCAAGAAGATATTAAAGATTGTGAATTTGTTTCTATTGCTTTGGTTGATATTGATTCTTTTGATGATATTAATGAACTTTATGGTTTCTCAACAGGAAATTTAGTTTTAATAGAAACAGCAAATATTTTAAATGAATTTGGTAATAAATATAATGTTTCGATTAATAGAATTCATGGAAATGTTTTTAGTGTTACGGATAAAAGAATGATGGGATTTTCTAAATATGATCAGTTTATAAGTGAATTATCAACGTTATTTAAAAGTAGACCTATTTTAATAGAAGAGTTAGATATTGAGATTTTTATTGATGTTACTTTGGGTATATCAATAGCACAAGAAGAGCCATTAAAAACAGCAGGAATTGCATTAAAAAGAGCAAAGAAAACTAATCATAGATATTTTGTTTATAATAATGAACTTGATAGAAGAGAAATAATAGAAAGATCAATTTTTTGGAGAGAAAAGATTAAACGTGCTTTAAAAGATAGTAATGTAATAGCATTTTATCAACCTATTTTTAATACAAAAAAAGAAATTGTAAAATATGAAACCTTAATGAGAATAAAAGATATAGATAAAGATGGAAAAGTTTCATATATTCTTCCTAATTTATTTTTAGATGTAGCTATTAAAACTAAACAATATTTGCAGCTTTCTAATCAGGTTATATCAAAAGCATTATCTGATTTAAATAAAACAAAAAAGCAAATATCTTTTAATTTGAGTTTTAAAGATATCTTGGATATTGATTTTGTTGAATCCTTAGATAAAAACTTAGATAATATTAGTAATATAAATAAAGAAAGAATAGTATTTGAAATATTAGAGAGTGATCATATTACAGATTATACAATTTTAGAAGATTTTATTAATAAATACAGAAGACAAGGTATTAAAATTGCAATTGATGATTTTGGAACAGGATATTCTAACTTTGCGCATATTTTAAAAATTAGACCTGATTATATAAAAATAGATGGCTCACTTATTAAAGATATTAACACAGATAAGAATTCTTATGAAATGGTAAAATCAATAATTGAATTTTCAAAAGCATTAAATATAAAAGTCATAGCAGAGTATATACATTCACAAGAAGTATTCGATTTAGTGAATGAATTAGGTGTTGATGAGTTCCAAGGTTTTCATTTAGGAAAACCTAACCCAAAGATAGAGTAA